The proteins below come from a single Bactrocera dorsalis isolate Fly_Bdor chromosome 5, ASM2337382v1, whole genome shotgun sequence genomic window:
- the LOC105224447 gene encoding CCAAT/enhancer-binding protein zeta: MAPNTGSSISITTQPKNKKIVFGDDGEILDETAVKKLNAEKKEKKKKFKVDDSEQDIKSEDEGAQEVLEAAEDEDDYFAKREKQRQKKKDEKDELDTNKKWFNVFPDYPSSEEVLDMKDQEQLELHNICQNAFDAEMPTFLKHNASDARWLQTALRKGTAKDRANAGALLVTSNPLGNLEALGILIGFTKMSNKSSNEVVTILVDLWKKVLLPPHRKLLSLQMRGADWKLVRKNTELSKEKQQRIYAYWHFENELKEHYFEFLKNLQQALQTGQEHNKNAGIVAASQLLSFAPEKEQMLLTLLINKLGDPTAKVASKALHHLTEVAHRHPNMCGVIVAESEKLLFRNNISDRAQHFALCFLASIAPAGRPEVCSKLVNVCFALFKVLVKKGAVNNRTMQAILRCLQKAIIEAKPGEGSTEILSKDMQDTIYRLVHLADIHVAVQTLGLLLQLLTVKTEKSDRFYNALYKKMNDLELVNIGVKTAAQLLHIIHRAIHIDSNLPRAQAFIKRLLQCALYMPANTAAGCLIVVHKLLRSRKELAGGISHFGNDGKSAGDLPKALQVHATDAELSKFDSDGEEKYEDIRDEEEAAEKIETDEAKENPSTTSSWHHAKVASTASEQKVRDMAPNKYDPYHRAPAFAGAEFALRDELLLLREHYHPTIQVFADNILNQKRIDYYGDPLRDFGLPHFLERFAFKNPKKLDNQKDEAPVISHKRYVAFGTRGKPIKSLTKSNCTEDEMYIFNFLEQKRAQANKIKKKADDVENEDDDELLKEGEVGDDEFEEYLGSYFGKKAKAAADAEDAEEEELDFLKELGGELKSQDKSKKKKKGANRDDDDDAVEDIDADWGDDDIEETDFAGGSDASDDEDGSINENYDEDEDDDDGSISLDDEDAPADLSDEEEADSMPEDMSGTEDEDDDDSGFAASKGKKSQKRSLALNEKSFAKKLKHSDDMSSLFAAADDFAELLEETGKTKGQGTSQAIFNKDKSSVKQLKWEEKRHSNSKSYTKRSKKGGVSKKNTNKKRK, encoded by the exons aTGGCGCCAAACACAGGCTCTTCAATTAGTATCACGAcgcaaccaaaaaataaaaaaattgtatttggcGATGATGGAGAAATCTTGGACGAGACCGCtgtaaaaaaactaaatgccgaaaaaaaggaaaagaagaaaaagtttaaaGTAGATGATTCGGAACAAGATATAAAATCTGAAGATGAAGGTGCACAAGAAGTACTTGAAGCGGCGGAAGACGAGGATGATTACTTTGCCAAGCGCGAAAAGCAGCGCCAAAAAAAGAAAGATGAAAAAGACGAGTTGGACACAAATAAAAAGTGGTTCAATGTG TTCCCTGATTATCCTTCATCAGAGGAGGTGCTGGACATGAAAGATCAAGAACAATTGGAATTACACAACATATGCCAGAACGCTTTCGATGCTGAAATGCCAACATTTTTAAAAC ATAATGCCTCCGATGCGCGTTGGTTGCAAACTGCTTTACGTAAAGGTACAGCCAAAGATCGAGCCAATGCCGGTGCTTTATTAGTCACAAGTAATCCCTTAGGAAATTTGGAGGCGCTGGGTATTTTAATCGGTTTTACCAAAATGTCGAATAAGTCATCAAACGAAGTGGTGACTATATTAGTTGATTTgtggaaaaaagttttgctgCCGCCTCATCGTAAACTATTATCACTACAAATGCGTGGTGCTGACTGGAAATTGGTGCGCAAAAATACAGAATTAAGCAAAGAGAAACAACAACGTATATATGCTTACTGGCACTTCGAGAATGAGTTAAAAGAGCACTATTTTG AGTTTCTAAAAAATCTGCAACAGGCACTACAAACGGGTCAAGAACATAATAAGAATGCAGGCATTGTAGCGGCATCGCAATTGTTATCTTTCGCACCAGAAAAAGAGCAAATGTTACTAACATTGCTTATCAACAAACTGGGTGACCCCACTGCTAAAGTCGCCTCAAAAGCATTGCATCATCTTACAGAAGTTGCTCATCGACATCCCAATATGTGCGGTGTAATTGTTGCCGAATCTGAGAAGCTGCTTTTCCGTAACAACATTTCTGATCGTGCTCAACATTTTGCACTTTGCTTTCTGGCCAGTATTGCACCGGCAGGTCGGCCTGAGGTTTGCTCGAAATTAGTAAACGTGTGTTTCGCGCTGTTCAAAGTGCTTGTTAAGAAAGGCGCTGTAAATAACCGTACCATGCAGGCAATTTTACGTTGCTTACAAAAGGCCATCATAGAGGCAAAACCCGGAGAAGGCTCAACGGAAATACTCAGCAAGGATATGCAAGATACCATCTATCGTCTCGTGCATTTGGCAGACATACACGTTGCAGTACAGACGCTGGGTTTACTTCTACAATTGCTGACTGTGAAAACCGAAAAGTCAGACCGTTTCTACAATGCACTCTATAAGAAAATGAATGACTTGGAATTAGTGAATATTGGTGTTAAAACCGCCGCACAATTACTGCATATCATTCATCGTGCCATACATATAGACTCAAATTTGCCTCGTGCACAAGCGTTTATCAAACGTTTGCTACAATGTGCGCTCTATATGCCAGCAAACACAGCTGCTGGTTGTCTAATTGTTGTACATAAATTGCTGCGCAGCCGTAAAGAGTTGGCCGGTGGCATAAGTCATTTTGGTAATGACGGAAAATCTGCCGGTGATTTGCCAAAAGCTCTTCAAGTTCACGCTACTGATGCGGAATTGTCCAAATTTGATAGCGACGGTGAGGAAAAGTATGAGGATATCCGCGATGAAGAAGAAGCTGCAGAAAAAATTGAAACCGACGAAGCTAAGGAAAATCCCTCGACGACTTCGTCGTGGCATCACGCAAAAGTGGCTTCAACGGCTTCTGAACAAAAAGTACGTGATATGGCACCCAACAAATATGATCCATATCACCGGGCGCCTGCCTTTGCCGGCGCAGAGTTTGCATTACGTGATGAATTATTGCTGTTGCGCGAACATTACCATCCCACAATACAAGTATTCGCCGATAATATACTGAACC AAAAGAGAATTGACTATTATGGCGATCCTCTTCGGGATTTCGGCTTACCACATTTTCTGGAACGTTTTGCCTTCAAAAACCCTAAAAAGTTGGATAACCAGAAGGATGAGGCGCCTGTTATATCGCATAAGCGCTATGTGGCGTTCGGAACGCGTGGCAAACCAATAAAAAGTTTGACGAAGTCGAACTGCACTGAGGATGAGatgtatattttcaatttccttgAACAAAAGCGTGCACAAGCGAATAAAATCAAGAAGAAGGCTGATGATGTTGAGAACGAGGACGATGATGAGCTACTAAAGGAAGGCGAAGTAGGCGATGATGAATTTGAGGAATATCTTGGCAGTTACTTTGGCAAGAAAGCTAAAGCGGCAGCAGACGCTGAGGATGCTGAAGAAGAAGAGCTGGACTTCTTAAAGGAATTGGGTGGCGAATTGAAGTCACAAGACAAaagcaagaagaagaagaagggtgCAAACAGAGATGACGATGACGATGCTGTGGAAGACATTGACGCGGATTGGGGTGATGATGATATTGAAGAAACTGATTTCGCCGGTGGCAGTGATGCATCTGACGATGAGGACGGctcaattaatgaaaattatgacGAAGATGAAGATGATGACGATGGTTCAATATCACTAGACGATGAGGATGCGCCCGCTGATCTAAGTGATGAGGAAGAAGCTGACAGCATGCCGGAGGACATGAGTGGCACAGAAGATGAAGATGATGATGATAGCGGTTTTGCTGCTTCGAAGggcaaaaaatcgcaaaaacgCTCACTAGCTTTGAATGAGAAGAGCTTTGCAAAGAAACTTAAACACAGTGATG ATATGAGTTCATTGTTCGCGGCTGCCGATGATTTCGCTGAACTGTTAGAAGAGACGGGTAAGACAAAAGGACAGGGCACTTCGCAAGCAATTTTCAATAAGGATAAATCATCGGTGAAACAATTGAAATGGGAGGAGAAACGACACTCCAACTCGAAATCATACACAAAGCGTTCGAAGAAAGGTGGCGTGAGTAAAAAAAACACtaacaaaaagagaaaataa